A genome region from Geodermatophilus bullaregiensis includes the following:
- a CDS encoding DEDD exonuclease domain-containing protein, with protein sequence MPLPSARPGGTGSRLPRHAQASAHPGRELPLHHQGTIDELGTPLAGVTFVVVDLETTGGSPKDCAITEIGAVKVRGGEVVGEFQTLVDPGCEVPPYISVLTGITTAMVATAPRIGSVLPAFLEFARGAVLVAHNAPFDLGFLRAACAQNGVAWPAAASVDTAVLARRLLSRDEVPNCKLATLAPFFSATTSPCHRALADARATVDVLHGLFERLGPLGVTSLEELTGLTRQVDPERRRKRHLAEHLPSGPGVYVFRGPRDEPLYVGTSNDLRTRVRSYFSSSEQRSRMTEMVALAQRVDALPCAHDLEAAVRELRLIAEHKPRYNRRSRFPERALWLRLTEEPFPRLSAVRRVRPGAGVFLGPFADRRAAAAAAAAIHESLPLRQCTSRISPRVLTAACALAGMGRCGAPCTGAQSVEEYAGIAAVLRAAVAGDPHALVAPLLDRVDRLAAAERFEDAALLRDRVAVLVRAVRRRQRLESLAGVPELVLARPDGDGGWHLSVVRRGRLVAAGGAARGASVRDALAGLRATAETPTGPDGELAASVDETELVLRWMEKPGSRLVEVHGTLACPAPGTGGLSGFLARVEAGRALRDPFADGRQLGTRSRPERLAPGTVGTGGPDAAPLASRA encoded by the coding sequence GTGCCCCTTCCCAGCGCCCGTCCCGGCGGCACCGGGTCCCGGCTGCCCCGTCACGCGCAGGCCTCCGCCCACCCCGGCCGGGAGCTCCCCCTCCACCACCAGGGCACGATCGACGAGCTGGGGACGCCGCTGGCCGGGGTCACGTTCGTCGTCGTCGACCTGGAGACGACCGGCGGCTCGCCCAAGGACTGCGCCATCACCGAGATCGGTGCGGTGAAGGTGCGCGGCGGGGAGGTGGTCGGGGAGTTCCAGACGCTGGTCGACCCGGGCTGCGAGGTGCCGCCCTACATCAGCGTGCTGACCGGGATCACCACCGCGATGGTGGCCACCGCCCCGCGGATCGGCTCGGTGCTGCCCGCGTTCCTGGAGTTCGCCCGCGGCGCGGTGCTGGTGGCCCACAACGCGCCGTTCGACCTCGGCTTCCTGCGGGCCGCCTGCGCGCAGAACGGCGTCGCCTGGCCCGCGGCCGCGTCGGTGGACACCGCCGTCCTCGCCCGCCGGCTGCTCTCCCGCGACGAGGTGCCCAACTGCAAGCTGGCCACCCTGGCACCGTTCTTCTCCGCCACCACCTCGCCGTGCCACCGGGCGCTGGCCGACGCCCGCGCGACCGTCGACGTCCTGCACGGCCTGTTCGAACGGCTCGGTCCACTGGGGGTCACCTCGCTCGAGGAGCTCACCGGCCTGACCCGCCAGGTCGACCCCGAGCGCCGCCGCAAGCGGCACCTCGCCGAGCACCTGCCCTCCGGTCCCGGCGTCTACGTCTTCCGCGGCCCCCGCGACGAGCCCCTCTACGTCGGCACGTCGAACGACCTGCGCACCCGGGTGCGCAGCTACTTCTCCTCCAGCGAGCAGCGCAGCCGGATGACCGAGATGGTCGCGCTGGCGCAGCGGGTCGACGCCCTGCCCTGCGCCCACGACCTCGAGGCCGCCGTCCGGGAGCTGCGGCTGATCGCCGAGCACAAGCCGCGCTACAACCGCCGCTCGCGCTTCCCCGAGCGGGCGCTGTGGCTGCGGCTGACCGAGGAGCCCTTCCCCCGCCTGTCGGCGGTGCGGCGGGTGCGCCCGGGGGCCGGTGTCTTCCTCGGCCCGTTCGCCGACCGGCGGGCCGCCGCCGCGGCCGCCGCGGCCATCCACGAGTCGCTGCCGCTGCGGCAGTGCACGTCCCGGATCTCCCCGCGGGTGCTGACCGCCGCCTGCGCCCTGGCGGGCATGGGCCGCTGCGGCGCCCCCTGCACCGGCGCGCAGTCGGTCGAGGAGTACGCCGGGATCGCCGCCGTGCTGCGCGCCGCGGTGGCCGGGGACCCGCACGCGCTGGTCGCCCCGCTGCTCGACCGCGTCGACCGGCTGGCCGCCGCGGAGCGGTTCGAGGACGCCGCGCTGCTGCGCGACCGGGTCGCCGTCCTGGTGCGTGCCGTCCGCCGCCGGCAGCGCCTGGAGTCGCTGGCCGGCGTCCCCGAGCTGGTGCTGGCGCGGCCCGACGGCGACGGCGGGTGGCACCTGTCGGTCGTGCGGCGCGGCCGGCTGGTGGCGGCCGGCGGCGCCGCGCGCGGGGCCTCGGTCCGCGACGCGCTGGCGGGCCTGCGCGCCACCGCCGAGACACCCACCGGGCCCGACGGCGAGCTGGCCGCCTCGGTCGACGAGACCGAGCTGGTGCTGCGGTGGATGGAGAAGCCGGGCAGCCGGCTGGTCGAGGTGCACGGCACGCTGGCCTGCCCGGCGCCGGGCACCGGCGGTCTGAGCGGCTTCCTCGCGCGGGTGGAGGCCGGCCGCGCGCTGCGCGACCCGTTCGCCGACGGCCGCCAGCTCGGCACCCGGTCGCGGCCCGAGCGGCTCGCCCCCGGCACGGTGGGGACCGGCGGTCCCGACGCGGCGCCGCTAGCATCCCGGGCGTGA
- the qcrC gene encoding cytochrome bc1 complex diheme cytochrome c subunit: MSTTNPQSDTQPDEGPRRRSRWSRRPAEGTPAAAARARRRSKQRRRVANVAALMAGLVLTGALYSTLAPGAQAADEGSESSAEAAGRELYERSCISCHGENLEGVPNRGPSLIGVGEASVYFQVHTGRMPLVRQEAQAPDKPAIFSDEEIDQLMAYVQANGGGPTLPSGDLRDGDLALGGELFRLNCAQCHNFVGEGGALSSGKYAPSLEDSNDLEIYAAMLSGPENMPVFGDNQITPEEKRSIINYIQTITDMPDPGGAGIGRIGPVSEGLVIWVVGVSALLFGIFWMGSKA, encoded by the coding sequence GTGTCCACCACGAACCCGCAGTCCGACACCCAGCCCGACGAGGGGCCGCGTCGCCGGTCACGCTGGTCGCGGCGTCCGGCCGAGGGCACCCCGGCGGCCGCCGCCCGTGCCCGGCGGCGCTCCAAGCAGCGGCGCCGGGTCGCCAACGTCGCCGCGCTCATGGCCGGCCTCGTCCTGACCGGCGCCCTCTACTCGACCCTCGCCCCGGGGGCCCAGGCCGCCGACGAGGGCAGCGAGTCCAGCGCCGAGGCCGCCGGCCGCGAGCTGTACGAGCGCAGCTGCATCAGCTGCCACGGCGAGAACCTCGAGGGCGTGCCCAACCGCGGGCCCTCGCTGATCGGCGTCGGCGAGGCCTCCGTCTACTTCCAGGTGCACACCGGCCGCATGCCGCTGGTGCGCCAGGAGGCGCAGGCCCCCGACAAGCCGGCCATCTTCTCCGACGAGGAGATCGACCAGCTGATGGCCTACGTGCAGGCCAACGGCGGCGGCCCCACGCTGCCCTCCGGTGACCTGCGCGACGGCGACCTGGCCCTCGGTGGCGAGCTCTTCCGGCTCAACTGCGCCCAGTGCCACAACTTCGTCGGCGAGGGCGGCGCCCTCTCCTCCGGCAAGTACGCGCCCAGCCTCGAGGACTCCAACGACCTCGAGATCTACGCGGCCATGCTCAGCGGGCCGGAGAACATGCCGGTCTTCGGGGACAACCAGATCACCCCGGAGGAGAAGCGGTCGATCATCAACTACATCCAGACGATCACCGACATGCCCGACCCGGGTGGCGCGGGCATCGGCCGCATCGGCCCGGTGAGCGAGGGCCTGGTCATCTGGGTCGTCGGCGTCTCGGCGCTGCTGTTCGGCATCTTCTGGATGGGGAGCAAGGCGTGA
- the ctaE gene encoding aa3-type cytochrome oxidase subunit III — translation MGVVTTAPVASSTFDTSRVHSLTRPNMVSVGTIIWLSSELMFFAGLFAMYFTARARATEGWPPEPTELNLPYALFFTLILVASSVTCQIGVFAAESGNVYGLRRWFTITFVMGLVFVLAQFNEYRVLVTEHGTSISSSTYGSVFYLTTGFHALHVIGGLVAFVYVLIRSTMGRFTPAQATSAIVVSYYWHFVDVVWVGLFATIYLIR, via the coding sequence ATGGGCGTCGTGACAACGGCCCCCGTGGCGAGCAGCACCTTCGACACCTCGCGGGTGCACTCCCTGACCCGACCGAACATGGTCAGCGTCGGCACGATCATCTGGCTCTCCAGCGAGCTGATGTTCTTCGCCGGGCTGTTCGCCATGTACTTCACCGCGCGCGCCCGCGCGACCGAGGGCTGGCCCCCGGAACCCACCGAGCTGAACCTGCCGTACGCGCTGTTCTTCACGCTGATCCTGGTGGCCTCCTCGGTCACCTGCCAGATCGGCGTCTTCGCGGCGGAGAGCGGCAACGTCTACGGCCTGCGCCGGTGGTTCACCATCACCTTCGTCATGGGCCTGGTGTTCGTCCTGGCCCAGTTCAACGAGTACCGCGTGCTGGTCACCGAGCACGGGACCAGCATCTCCAGCTCGACCTACGGCTCGGTCTTCTACCTGACGACCGGGTTCCACGCGCTGCACGTCATCGGCGGCCTGGTGGCCTTCGTCTACGTGCTCATCCGGTCCACCATGGGCCGGTTCACGCCGGCACAGGCGACCTCGGCCATCGTGGTCTCCTACTACTGGCACTTCGTCGACGTCGTGTGGGTCGGGCTCTTCGCCACGATCTACCTGATCCGCTAG
- the trpD gene encoding anthranilate phosphoribosyltransferase codes for MRAGSTGPTWPGLLTRLLAREDLSAGDTAWAMREVMSGEATPAQVAAFAVALRAKGESPEEVAGLAATMVERATPVDLPAATVDIVGTGGDGAHTVNISTMAAVVTAAAGAPVAKHGNRAASSSSGAADVLEALGVVIDLPAAAVARCVQEAGIGFFFAPVFHPGFRHTAAARREMGIGTVFNFLGPLTNPARPVAAAVGCADVRMAPVLAAVLAARGSRALVFRGDDGLDELTTATTSRVWVARDGAVTPVRVDPADLGIAPAGPDALRGGDPAFNADVFRRVVGGEQGPVRDAVLLNAAAALAAFDERGGELTASLAAGVARAAAAVDDGRAAALLDRWVAVSRAAAGR; via the coding sequence GTGAGGGCGGGCTCGACCGGGCCCACGTGGCCCGGCCTGCTGACGCGCCTGCTCGCCCGCGAGGACCTCAGCGCCGGGGACACGGCCTGGGCCATGCGCGAGGTGATGAGCGGCGAGGCCACCCCCGCCCAGGTCGCCGCGTTCGCCGTCGCGCTGCGGGCCAAGGGGGAGTCGCCCGAGGAGGTCGCCGGGCTGGCCGCCACCATGGTCGAGCGGGCGACGCCGGTGGACCTGCCGGCGGCCACGGTCGACATCGTCGGCACCGGCGGCGACGGCGCGCACACGGTCAACATCTCCACCATGGCCGCCGTCGTCACCGCGGCAGCCGGTGCCCCGGTCGCCAAGCACGGCAACCGCGCGGCGTCGTCGTCGTCCGGGGCCGCCGACGTCCTGGAGGCCCTCGGCGTCGTCATCGACCTCCCGGCGGCGGCCGTGGCCCGCTGCGTGCAGGAGGCCGGGATCGGGTTCTTCTTCGCGCCGGTCTTCCACCCGGGGTTCCGGCACACCGCCGCGGCGCGGCGGGAGATGGGCATCGGCACGGTCTTCAACTTCCTCGGGCCGCTGACCAACCCGGCCCGGCCGGTGGCCGCCGCGGTCGGGTGCGCCGACGTCCGCATGGCCCCGGTCCTCGCCGCGGTGCTCGCCGCCCGCGGCAGCCGCGCGCTGGTGTTCCGCGGCGACGACGGCCTCGACGAGCTCACCACCGCCACGACGTCGCGGGTGTGGGTCGCCCGGGACGGTGCGGTGACGCCCGTCCGGGTCGACCCGGCCGACCTCGGGATCGCCCCCGCCGGGCCCGACGCACTGCGCGGCGGCGACCCGGCGTTCAACGCCGACGTCTTCCGGCGGGTGGTGGGCGGTGAGCAGGGTCCGGTGCGCGACGCCGTGCTGCTCAACGCCGCGGCCGCGCTGGCCGCCTTCGACGAGCGGGGCGGCGAGCTGACGGCGTCCCTGGCGGCGGGCGTGGCGCGCGCCGCCGCGGCCGTCGACGACGGTCGGGCCGCGGCGCTGCTCGACCGGTGGGTGGCGGTCAGCCGGGCGGCCGCCGGCCGGTGA
- a CDS encoding Lrp/AsnC family transcriptional regulator — translation MITAIVMIDAATDAIGEVAQAIADLEGVSEVYSVAGDADLVAIVRVREFEQIAEVIAGRINKVPGVLETDTHIAFRAYSRHDLEAAFSLGLEPSG, via the coding sequence GTGATCACCGCCATCGTGATGATCGACGCGGCCACCGACGCGATCGGCGAGGTGGCGCAGGCGATCGCCGACCTCGAGGGGGTCAGCGAGGTCTACTCCGTCGCCGGCGACGCCGACCTCGTCGCGATCGTGCGGGTCCGCGAGTTCGAGCAGATCGCCGAGGTGATCGCCGGCCGGATCAACAAGGTGCCCGGCGTGCTCGAGACCGACACGCACATCGCCTTCCGCGCCTACTCGCGGCACGACCTCGAGGCGGCCTTCTCCCTCGGCCTCGAACCCAGCGGCTGA